In the Sebastes fasciatus isolate fSebFas1 chromosome 20, fSebFas1.pri, whole genome shotgun sequence genome, one interval contains:
- the jmjd1cb gene encoding putative JmjC domain-containing histone demethylation protein 2C isoform X2 → MQGPYSLNGYRVRVYRQDSATQWFTGIITHHDLFSRNMVVMNDQVLEPQNVDPSMIQMTFLDDVVHSLLKGENIGITSRRRSRSSQNNNSAHMAGGRPGGTTGNNQSHYTRAQANSPRPIMTSSGPNPKGSQGTLASQQQSQSQQIQPPASQSHHSPGGGSGREQREQRNSRSSRRKGSDSSVPEEDKDRREETTGRDSKSKAKQAVNKRRKGEEDEKKAGLKRLKTDMTSDLSESSDSENPHNKRIAHSSCSSSSSSSSSSSSSSSSSSSEPNSENELKTRSSDVKQSGVSKMEEEEKPLMPGVKVNDSSSLIGRLSPWAELHAAEDGKKGAVKETGKMTTKEEEELVAVTQITQSPRQQTPLTSDAVQSGGMESSKSTVKASSRSQTPSLSQLGGGGGGGGGSSVIDITDEAQATVHQESSEAVSALLASQKAESTALSPYLPLNPSPVSSPPVPPSPSPSEGGRRTDIEPPMQQQQGIMGGGMTAARSLGNKIEFAPSEVIRPVTSMVENVVLVDKEKPVLPHHLHHHHQQHSQQQQHYTSLHPGIKSPSLSDETRKHPQQQPPPHKMNTVLPPDFARSKMSPNPAQLDSLKQKPQHPNNSQSHPYPNTNPADLLKAKPHPGLLDISKPKPTTSPEVSKHKIQRYCDTSPPPIGRLSAKVETAEPPRSGFKPVPARSESGVVSTSISSTKSPLIIDKNETFTVYRDPALVRSDVENSVSATVSSNHVAAYLHPHMHTLHSPSPHSPCLTSASHPHAASHLLAPPHTSALPHPHLLPPGVLPAMPPPAASLLGGHPRLDSPSGLSHLAHQQQFLQGQGPPPPSLLAQAHSGAAGLGLYPILWPYPNGTPTSYPPGLNLPPTAKWVHPENQVTVNSEASLRRNTSSPWMHQTAGSVGDGMGLMSHVPVRPASADALRPPVKINTHSHASPPLSKASMNAHKEDVDKKGFVDPIRTLTLAQLKQEQNDRSRTPTGKDVHMHRLYLDPHSKARMANAQDAVQAADRASKYKEENRQILKESIEVAPFTAKIQRSGDPGMDRDRERSRDPAFPVRLPALASTSPKAGHIHPHVIQSEKSNYFTTLSNSVVNEPPRLYPSKELSSYYEKVSGGAPGVVASVGTAVPSQGALSLGSYSSKASLSKPPPLIKHQPEGGEGLAGKITEQLSQQVTLVQQQHQHHAGGLDRIERRSPAISPSSSTSSPSAPNHHHQHQHQHHHHHQQQQQQQQQQQQQQQQQQQQQQHQLRAMPSLHRAPVFHPPTQHALERKEAADREREREKERERERERAGYGGRLSPPTLTPIQPVSLAAAGSKTSAEQQKPPTLLPELRDVKGHVNAAVVTSVASAMGGEIMTSSADAWRGGEIIQERGGVSRCKPQAAMASVIVRPSTSIKYDSPVGANKPGAMILKELPQGRFYPSKLQGECLRLGDGVREAVAGRIIQPNSNLDDMCVQYKSTSMRGMQGTFGASITNSVCRTSPFGIQSISGTAIPELGYSVSARGDISALKTGFCGRVLSHSGPGEYQEGLGSRTTSPGGSLPPPSPAGTPQPSPCLTPTPSSISGSSQPYSSSFVHLKKHKAALAAAQSRSNFSSAPTSFATGNCFLPVDSVDKTPIHISPPPPSSSQASSSSVDSSSSSSACGSTTTGKSSPLPNGQTSGPASTSSGQPSNYHKLKKAWLTRHSEEDRIITATTSSISTKPEKLPTITTTTPTPTPTTTATSTSTSNTTAMSEMMKPCTVNLSASTSSEVEMSKDSGIKVERERQLEEKVGGAAAAAAAATAAAAATVAAAAGGGGGGEERKAAPSSRRGSKRSYESGSESGGDDSDTSESKMEGRAKRQPKPTYKKKQNDMAKKKGDNEKDEDDLKPNGIFRSAREKTKLKLASTNGIPRSVLKDWRKVKKLKQTGESFLQDDSCAEIGPNLQKCRECRVVRSKKGEEPTHSPVFCRFYYFRRLSYSKNGVIRMDGFSNPDQFDDEALSLWVPGLLEENHLDHTTAKYILSFIGDKFCQMVVTENTAATWVKKDAKLAWKRAVRGVREMCDACEATLFNIHWVCQKCGFVVCLDCYKAKERRSSKDKELYGWLKCVKGQPHDHKHLMPTQIIPGTVLTELVTSMHSLREKHNIKSHCPCTNKQNLLTKLPATNGVSQVLQNVLNHSNKLSLVKAELGSQQNSDQGGTKVETNGGGGGGSSPGSDAGSVPVTPPESQSPLHFLADLAEQKSREEKKENKSVLLGKSVKEVKVGDSLEVLQQCKTTSLVVNSTEQGSTLRDLLTTTAGKLKLGSTDAGIAFAPVYSTASQTKGGRSMPNILDDIIASVVENKIPASRQSITSKLSIKQEPVIPVNNNNNNPVPAITEDVKPDRKKSAHVIAAVPEEYTNQYPDIPHCWLNNRRLLWLKDHRNQNNWKLFRECWKQGQPVLVSGIHKRLNGGLWKADSFNQEFADHQGDLLNCKDQVVSNSGIKEFWDGFEDITKRPKSKDGEPMVYRLKDWPSGEEFMALMPSRYDDLMKNLPLPEYSDPEGNLNLASHLPSFFVRPDLGPRLCCAYGVAASQDQDFGTANLHVEVSDVVSVLVYVGVAKGNGVLSKTGVLKRLEEEDLDEGVRRRLKDSSETPGALWHIYLNKDMDKVREFLHKEQGLEVSLDQDPIREQGLYLSRKQRQRLLDEQEVQGWTVVQFLGDSVLIPAGAMHQVQNLHSCVQVINDFVSPEHVANSFHLTQELRPNKEEVNYEDKLQVKNILYHCVKEAVSSLKKGGSEEDNEEENS, encoded by the exons ATGCAAG GTCCCTACTCGTTGAATGGCTACCGCGTGCGTGTGTACCGACAGGACTCGGCCACCCAATGGTTCACCGGCATCATTACACACCACGACCTCTTCAGTCGAAACATGGTCGTTATGAATGACcag gtgctAGAGCCTCAGAACGTGGATCCGTCTATGATCCAGATGACCTTTCTGGATGATGTGGTCCACTCCCTGCTGAAAGGAGAAAACATCGGCATCACTTCCAGACGAAGGTCACGATCCAGCCAGAACAACAACTCCGCCCAC ATGGCGGGAGGGAGACCCGGCGGAACCACTGGCAACAATCAG AGTCATTACACACGAGCCCAAGCCAACAGCCCCCGCcccatcatgacctcatcaggCCCCAACCCAAAAGGTTCCCAGGGGACGCTGGCCTCTCAGCAGCAGAGCCAATCACAGCAGATCCAGCCGCCAGCCAGCCAATCGCACCACTCGCCCGGCGGCGGCAGCGGGcgggagcagagagagcagcgcAACTCTCGCTCCTCCAGGAGGAAAGGATCCGATAGCAGTGTCCCAGAGGAGGACAAGGACAGGAGAGAAGAGACCACAGGGAGAG ACTCCAAGTCAAAGGCCAAGCAGGCGGTGAACAAACGCAGGAAGGGCGAGGAAGATGAAAAGAAGGCAGGTCTAAAGAGGCTGAAGACtgacatgacctctgacctgtcgGAGAGCAGCGACTCCGAAAACCCACACAACAAGAGGATCGCCCACTCCTcgtgctcctcttcctcctcctcgtcttcatcgtcctcctcctcctcctcttcctcctcctcagagccCAACTCTGAGAACGAGCTAAAGACTCGCAGCAGTGAtgtgaaacaaagcggcgtttccaaaatggaggaggaggagaagccgCTGATGCCGGGCGTCAAAGTGAACGATTCCTCGTCTCTCATTGGTCGCCTGTCCCCGTGGGCGGAGCTTCATGCAGCAGAGGACGGCAAGAAGGGCGCGGTTAAGGAAACGGGCAAAATGACaacgaaggaggaggaggaattgGTCGCGGTGACACAGATCACACAGTCTCCACGGCAACAGACGCCTCTGACGTCTGACGCGGTCCAGAGCGGCGGTATGGAGAGCAGCAAGAGCACGGTGAAAG catcaTCTCGATCCCAGACGCCATCGTTGTCCCAGCTCGGCGGCgggggcggcggcggcggcggctccAGTGTGATCGACATCACAGATGAAGCCCAGGCCACGGTGCACCAGGAGAGCTCAGAGGCCGTCTCAGCACTGCTCGCCTCCCAGAAGGCCGAGTCCACGGCCCTCTCACCTTACCTCCCCCTCAACCCCTCCCCCGTCTCCTCGCCTCCCGTCCCTCCGTCTCCTTCGCCATCAGAAGGAGGCCGCAGGACGGACATTGAGCCtcccatgcagcagcagcagggcatTATGGGAGGTGGCATGACAGCAGCCAGGAGCTTAGGCAACAAGATAGAGTTTGCTCCCTCTGAGGTCATCAG GCCTGTCACATCGATGGTTGAAAACGTGGTGCTGGTTGATAAAGAGAAACCTGTCCTtcctcatcatcttcatcatcatcatcagcagcactcacaacaacagcaacactacACATCCCTCCACCCCGGCATTAAGAGCCCGTCTCTGTCTGACGAGACGAGAAAACACCCCCAGCAACAGCCGCCCCCCCACAAGATGAACACAGTCCTCCCCCCTGACTTCGCCAGGTCCAAAATGAGCCCCAACCCCGCTCAGCTGGACTCCCTGAAACAGAAACCCCAGCACCCCAACAACTCTCAGAGCCATCCCTACCCCAACACAAATCCAGCTGACCTCCTCAAGGCTAAGCCCCACCCGGGCCTGCTGGACATCTCCAAACCTAAACCCACCACCTCCCCAGAGGTCTCTAAACATAAAATACAGAGGTACTGTGATACCTCCCCGCCTCCCATAGGCCGTTTGTCGGCTAAAGTAGAAACAGCAGAACCTCCGCGGTCCGGTTTCAAGCCGGTGCCGGCGCGGTCGGAGTCGGGTGTGGTCAGTACGAGCATTAGCAGCACCAAGAGCCCTCTGATCATCGATAAGAACGAGACCTTCACTGTTTACAGGGACCCAGCACTGGTCCGCTCAGACGTAGAGAACTCCGTCTCTGCCACAGTCTCCTCCAACCACGTGGCAGCCTATCTCCATCCTCACATGCACACCCTTCACTCGCCCTCCCCTCACTCCCCCTGCCTCACCTCTGCCTCCCACCCCCACGCCGCCTCCCACCTCCTCGCCCCTCCTCACACCTCTGCCCTACCTCACCCGCACCTTTTACCCCCCGGGGTGCTCCCGGCCATGCCTCCTCCTGCAGCATCTCTCCTCGGGGGCCACCCTCGACTCGACTCCCCCAGCGGATTGAGCCACCTCGCACACCAGCAGCAGTTCCTACAG GGTCAGGGCCCCCCTCCACCCTCTCTACTAGCCCAGGCTCACAGCGGAGCAGCAGGACTGGGCCTTTACCCCATCCTCTGGCCGTACCCCAACGGAACACCAACCTCCTACCCCCCAGGGCTCAACCTGCCCCCCACAGCCAAGTGGGTCCACCCTGAAAATCAAGTCACCGTGAATTCCGAGGCCTCTCTCAGGAGG aACACATCCAGTCCATGGATGCACCAGACTGCCGGTAGCGTTGGTGACGGTATGGGTTTGATGAGCCACGTGCCCGTTCGGCCAGCCAGCGCCGACGCCCTCCGCCCCCCTGTCAAGATCAACACGCACTCGCACGCAAGCCCTCCACTGTCAAAGGCCAGCATGAACGCTCATAAAGA AGATGTGGATAAGAAAGGCTTTGTGGACCCGATCAGGACGTTGACGTTGGCCCAGCTGAAACAGGAGCAGAACGACAGGAGTCGAACCCCCACAGGGAAAGACGTCCACATGCACCGCCTCTACCTGGACCCCCACAGCAAAGCTCGCATGGCAAACGCACAG GATGCAGTTCAGGCAGCAGACCGAGCCAGTAAATACAAAGAGGAGAACCGGCAAATCCTGAAAGAGAGCATCGAGGTGGCTCCCTTCACCGCTAAGATCCAGCGCTCCGGTGACCCCGGGATggacagggacagagagaggagcagagatcCAGCCTTCCCCGTCCGGCTACCAGCTCTCGCCTCCACGAGCCCCAAGGCCGGCCACATCCATCCCCACGTTATCCAATCGGAAAAGAGCAACTACTTCACCACGCTGTCCAACAGTGTGGTGAATGAGCCTCCGAGACTTTATCCCTCCAAGGAGCTCAGCTCTTACTACGAGAAAGTGTCTGGCGGAGCTCCAGGGGTTGTGGCCAGTGTCGGGACCGCTGTGCCAAGCCAGGGAGCTCTGTCCCTGGGCAGCTATAGCTCCAAAGCCTCCCTCTCCAAGCCTCCTCCCCTCATTAAGCACCAgccagagggaggagagggtttAGCAGGGAAAATCACTGAGCAGCTCAGCCAGCAGGTGACGCTAGTCCAACAGCAACATCAGCACCACGCGGGTGGTCTAGACAGGATAGAACGCCGCAGCCCTGccatctctccttcctcctctacATCTTCCCCCTCAGCACCCAACCACCACcatcaacaccaacaccaacaccaccaccaccaccaacagcagcaacagcagcagcagcagcagcagcagcagcagcagcaacagcagcagcagcagcaacaccagCTCAGGGCAATGCCATCCCTCCACCGAGCGCCTGTCTTCCATCCGCCCACGCAGCACGCACTGGAACGCAAAGAGGCTGCAGATCGAGAGAGGGAGCGGGAGAAGGAaagggagcgagagagggagagggcggGTTACGGTGGACGCCTGTCTCCGCCCACCCTCACGCCCATCCAGCCGGTTAGCTTGGCGGCTGCTGGTAGCAAAACATCAGCGGAGCAGCAGAAGCCCCCCACGCTGCTGCCGGAACTCAGGGACGTCAAAGGTCACGTAAACGCTGCCGTCGTCACCTCCGTGGCCTCCGCCATGGGCGGGGAGATCATGACTTCCTCTGCAGACgcgtggagaggtggagagataattcaggaaagaggaggagtgTCGAGGTGCAAGCCCCAAGCCGCGATGGCGTCAGTCATTGTGCGTCCGTCGACATCTATTAAGTACGACAGTCCCGTTGGTGCTAACAAACCCGGTGCTATGATCCTTAAGGAGCTCCCACAGGGGAGGTTCTACCCATCCAAGCTTCAGGGGGAATGTCTCAGACTAGGGGACGGTGTTAGAGAAGCCGTAGCTGGCAGGATTATCCAACCCAACTCCAACCTGGATGACATGTGTGTCCAGTATAAAAGCACTTCTATGCGTGGCATGCAGGGAACTTTCGGAGCCAGTATCACAAACTCTGTGTGCAGGACATCACCTTTTGGCATACAGAGTATCAGTGGGACAGCCATCCCTGAGCTGGGCTACTCAGTCTCAGCTCGGGGAGACATTTCAGCTCTTAAAACTGGCTTTTGTGGCCGTGTGCTAAGCCACTCAGGACCAGGAGAGTACCAGGAGGGGTTAGGCTCACGCACCACATCTCCAGGGGGGTCTCTGCCTCCCCCTAGTCCAGCAGGGACACCCCAGCCCAGTCCATGCCTCACCCCAACACCTAGCTCTATTTCTGGCTCCAGTCAGCCTTACTCCTCCTCCTTTGTCCACCTTAAGAAGCACAAAGCTGCCTTGGCTGCAGCCCAGTCCCGAAGCAACTTCTCCTCCGCGCCCACATCCTTCGCAACTGGAAACTGCTTCCTTCCTGTGGATTCAGTCGACAAAACTCCCATTCACATCTCGCCCCCTCCGCCCTCCTCCAGCCAAGCTTCGTCATCTTCGGTcgacagcagtagcagcagctcGGCTTGTGGGAGCACAACAACGGGCAAGTCCAGTCCCCTGCCCAACGGCCAGACCTCTGGACCGGCCTCGACAAGCAGCGGGCAGCCCAGTAACTACCACAAGTTGAAGAAAGCCTGGTTAACCCGGCACTCAGAGGAGGACAGGATCATAACCGCTACTACAAGCTCCATCAGTACTAAACCAGAGAAACTgcccaccatcaccaccaccacccccacccccacccccaccaccaccgccaccagcaccagcacaaGTAACACCACAGCCATGTCAGAAATGATGAAACCCTGTACAGTCAATCTCAGCGCCTCCACTTCCAGCGAAGTGGAGATGAGCAAAGACAGTGGAATcaaagtggagagagagaggcagctggaggagaaggtgggaggagcagcagcagcagcagcagcagcaacagcagcagcagcagcaacagtagcagcagcagcaggaggaggaggaggaggggaggagaggaaagcagCTCCCTCATCAAGGCGAGGGAGCAAACGGTCATACGAGTCCGGTTCAGAGAGCGGCGGGGATGACTCCGACACCAGCGAAAGCAAAATGGAGGGCCGAGCCAAGCGTCAGCCTAAACCAACCTACAAGAAGAAACAGAATGACATGGCCAAGAAGAAAGGAGACAACGAGAAGGACGAAGATGACTTGAAGCCCAACGGCATCTTCAGATCAGCCCGAGAGAAGACTAAACTCAAACTAGCCAGCACCA ATGGGATCCCCCGCTCCGTCCTGAAGGACTGGAGGAAGGTGAAGAAGCTGAAGCAGACGGGGGAGTCTTTCCTGCAGGACGACTCGTGTGCTGAAATTGGACCCAACCTGCAGAAGTGTCGGGAGTGCAGGGTGGTCCGCAGCAAGAAGGGAGAGGAGCCCACACACTCCCCCGTCTTCTGTCGCTTCTACTATTTCAGACG GCTGTCCTATAGTAAAAATGGAGTCATCCGGATGGATGGCTTCTCCAATCCGGACCAGTTTGACGATGAAGCCCTGTCCCTGTGGGTCCCTGGGCTGCTGGAGGAGAATCACCTGGACCACACCACAGCCAAGTACATCCTCAGCTTCATCGGAGACAAGTTCTGTCAGATGGTTGTGACTGAGAATACTGCAGCCACCTGGGTCAAGAAGGATG CCAAGCTGGCGTGGAAGCGAGCGGTGAGGGGGGTGAGGGAGATGTGCGACGCCTGCGAAGCAACTCTCTTCAACATCCACTGGGTGTGTCAGAAGTGTGGCTTTGTGGTCTGCTTGGACTGCTACAAGGCCAAGGAGAGAAGGAGCTCCAAAG ATAAAGAACTATACGGCTGGTTGAAATGTGTGAAAGGCCAACCCCACGACCACAAACACCTGATGCCAACACAGATCATACCTGGCACAG TGCTGACAGAGTTGGTGACGTCCATGCACTCtctgagagagaaacacaacatCAAATCCCACTGTCCCTGCACCAACAAGCAGAACCTCCTCACCAAACTACCAGCCACCAACGGAGTCTCACAG GTTCTGCAGAACGTCCTGAATCACAGTAACAAACTGTCTCTGGTGAAGGCTGAGCTGGGCTCTCAGCAGAACTCTGACCAAGGAGGAACCAAGGTGGAGACTAacggaggaggtggtggaggaagcAGTCCAGGCAGCGACGCAGGAAGCGTTCCCGTCACCCCGCCCGAGTCCCAGTCACCGCTGCACTTCCTGGCTGACCTGGCGGAGCAGAAATccagggaggaaaagaaag AGAACAAGTCAGTGCTGCTGGGTAAATCAGTGAAGGAAGTCAAGGTTGGGGACAGCCTGGAGGTGCTGCAGCAGTGTAAAACCACCTCGCTGGTGGTTAACAGTACGGAGCAGGGCTCCACGCTCCGAGATCTGCTCACCACCACAGCAGGGAAGCTGAAGCTGGGCTCTACTGACGCAGGAATTGCTTTTGCACCAGTCTACTCTACTGCGTCACAG ACAAAAGGTGGGAGGAGCATGCCCAATATCCTTGATGACATCATTGCTTCAGTAGTTGAGAATAAAATCCCTGCCAGCCGCCAGAGCATCACCTCCAAACTGTCAATCAAGCAAGAGCCTGTCATCcctgtcaacaacaacaacaacaaccccgTCCCTGCTATTACTGAGGATGTCAAACCAGACAGGAAGAAGTCAGCGCACGTTATTGCAGCAGTGCCAGAAGAATACACCAATCAGTACCCAGATATCCCCCACTGCTGGTTAAACAACAGACGGTTACTGTGGCTCAAAGATCACCGCAACCAGAACAACTGGAAGCTGTTCAGAGAGTGCTGGAAACAAGGACAG CCCGTGTTGGTGTCAGGGATCCATAAGCGACTGAACGGCGGCCTGTGGAAAGCGGACTCCTTCAACCAGGAGTTTGCAGACCATCAGGGAGACCTCCTCAACTGTAAAGACCAGGTGGTGTCCAACTCTGGGATCAAGGAGTTCTGGGATGGATTTGAGGACATCACCA AGCGGCCCAAGTCCAAGGATGGAGAACCTATGGTCTACAGACTGAAGGACTGGCCGTCTGGAGAGGAGTTCATGGCCCTCATGCCCTCAAG atatgATGACTTAATGAAGAACCTGCCCCTGCCAGAGTACTCTGATCCAGAGGGCAACCTCAACCTGGCCTCCCACCTGCCATCTTTCTTCGTCAGGCCAGACCTGGGGCCCAGACTATGCTGCGCCTACG GTGTAGCTGCGTCTCAGGACCAGGACTTTGGGACCGCCAACCTCCACGTGGAAGTGTCAGACGTGGTCTCCGTTCTGGTCTACGTAGGAGTAGCTAAAGGCAACGGAGTCCTGTCCAAAACTG GAGTGTTGAAGCGTCTGGAAGAGGAGGATCTAGACGAGGGGGTTCGAAGGAGGCTCAAAGACTCCAGCGAGACACCGGGGGCTCTGTGGCACATCTACCTCAACAAAGACATGGACAAAGTCCGAGAGTTCCTGCACAAG GAGCAGGGATTGGAAGTGTCGCTGGACCAGGATCCGATCAGAGAGCAGGGCTTGTACCTGAGCAGGAAGCAGCGTCAGCGGCTGCTGGATGAACAGGAAGTCCAGGGCTGGACTGTAGTTCAGTTCCTGGGAGACTCTGTACTTATACCAGCAGGGGCCATGCACCAG GTCCAGAACCTCCACAGCTGTGTCCAGGTCATCAATGACTTTGTGTCTCCCGAGCACGTGGCCAACTCCTTCCACCTGACCCAGGAGCTCCGGCCCAATAAAGAGGAGGTCAACTACGAGGATAAACTACAG gtgaAGAACATCCTGTACCACTGTGTGAAGGAGGCGGTGAGCTCCCTGAAGAAGGGCGGCTCCGAGGAAGACAACGAGGAAGAGAACTCATGA